A region from the Flavobacteriales bacterium genome encodes:
- a CDS encoding carbohydrate binding family 9 domain-containing protein gives MRVVVAGMLGLVFTVASAQDGAPLLCKNIGAVRTSSPIAIDGVLTETDWTLTTPGIDFVQNEPRPNEPASLASSVKVLYDDAALYVGAQLSDPEPDSIMMRLSARDAIGITDWFGITLDPYNSGLNGFEFIVTSAGVQFDAIVANEEEDENWNAVWQSGVARNADGWAVEMRIPYSAFRFPKVVENAWSVQFLRLVGRNREKSFWNPIDPLKEGWLRQCGTVSGITGIKAPLRLMLYPYVSGYVQHFPANDPTQSDWTTSFNGGMDVKLGLSDAYTLDMTLIPDFGQVVSDNVVLNLSPFEVQFNENRQFFTEGTELFQRGGLFYSRRIGGVPLLRGDLYNGLGEGETVVEDPGVSKLLNATKLSGRGASGLGLGLLNAVTRETHGSIRDSLGAERRVLTDPLTNYNVLVADQLLPNNGYVSLINTNVMRDGGTYDANSSALDFLLNNKTRTIQGGGIVRVSQQFGTALERTPGYAWTAFLKKTGGSTTYALEYNQISDDFNPNDLGFWQQNNFNGITGSGEYIKYKPKRPWQRWGIGFETEYLRVVQPDHFFNFAVELNTFWVLEGFNAFGGHVRAEPVVTFDPFEARVPGRLYAYPTNVEGRVWISSNYNKPFAFDMDGYYRHFNDPGDGTGARDRKIMKASFEPRIRPNDRTFVILSASHSFRDEDLGWVAFDADSIILGRRDLWTTELGIEGQYIFNNRMALTLRARHYWSRAQYVDFHRLLDDGYLAPTAYDGMDEGGQPMHDVDFDAFTVDLIFRWNFAPGSEMTLGWKDNIFTSDNVITVNYFDDLRNTWEAPGVNSFSLKVLYFIDAGKLFRAKR, from the coding sequence GGGGCGCCTTTGCTCTGCAAGAACATCGGGGCCGTGCGCACCTCCAGCCCTATTGCCATTGATGGGGTGCTGACGGAAACCGACTGGACGTTGACTACGCCCGGGATCGACTTCGTGCAGAACGAGCCCCGGCCTAACGAACCGGCTTCCCTTGCATCGTCCGTCAAGGTGCTTTATGATGATGCGGCGCTTTACGTCGGCGCTCAGCTGTCGGACCCCGAGCCGGACAGCATCATGATGCGCCTGAGCGCCCGCGATGCGATCGGCATCACGGATTGGTTCGGCATCACCCTCGACCCGTACAACAGCGGTCTCAATGGCTTCGAGTTCATCGTCACCTCAGCCGGTGTGCAATTCGATGCCATCGTGGCCAACGAAGAGGAGGACGAGAACTGGAACGCTGTATGGCAGAGCGGGGTCGCCCGCAACGCAGATGGGTGGGCGGTGGAGATGCGCATCCCCTATTCGGCGTTCCGCTTCCCCAAGGTGGTGGAGAACGCATGGTCGGTCCAATTCCTCAGGCTCGTAGGCCGGAACCGGGAGAAGAGCTTCTGGAACCCGATCGATCCGTTGAAAGAGGGCTGGTTGCGCCAATGCGGCACGGTGAGCGGGATCACTGGCATCAAGGCGCCGTTGCGCCTGATGCTCTACCCCTATGTCAGCGGCTATGTGCAACACTTCCCGGCCAACGACCCCACCCAGAGCGACTGGACAACCTCCTTCAACGGCGGGATGGACGTGAAGCTGGGCTTGAGCGATGCGTACACTTTGGACATGACGCTCATTCCTGACTTCGGGCAGGTGGTGAGCGATAATGTGGTCCTGAACCTCTCGCCCTTTGAGGTGCAGTTCAATGAGAACCGGCAGTTCTTCACCGAGGGTACGGAGCTGTTCCAGCGCGGCGGGCTCTTCTACAGCCGACGCATCGGCGGTGTGCCTCTGTTGCGCGGTGACCTGTACAATGGACTGGGCGAAGGCGAAACAGTTGTGGAGGATCCCGGTGTGAGCAAACTGCTCAATGCCACGAAGTTGAGTGGACGAGGAGCCAGTGGTTTGGGCCTGGGTCTGCTGAACGCCGTTACGCGTGAAACACATGGCAGCATACGCGACAGCTTGGGTGCGGAACGGCGCGTGCTCACCGATCCGCTCACCAACTACAACGTGCTGGTCGCCGACCAGCTTCTTCCGAACAACGGTTACGTGAGCCTCATCAACACGAACGTGATGCGCGATGGCGGCACATACGACGCCAACAGCAGCGCGCTTGACTTCCTGTTGAACAACAAAACCCGCACGATCCAAGGCGGTGGGATCGTCCGGGTGAGCCAGCAGTTCGGCACCGCGTTGGAGAGAACGCCCGGATACGCATGGACGGCCTTCCTGAAGAAGACGGGCGGCTCCACAACGTACGCTCTGGAGTACAACCAGATCAGCGACGATTTCAACCCCAACGACCTTGGCTTCTGGCAGCAGAACAACTTCAACGGCATAACGGGATCCGGGGAGTACATCAAGTACAAACCGAAGCGCCCATGGCAGCGCTGGGGCATCGGGTTCGAAACGGAATACCTGCGCGTGGTGCAACCCGACCACTTCTTCAATTTCGCGGTTGAACTGAACACGTTCTGGGTCCTGGAAGGCTTCAATGCGTTCGGCGGCCATGTGCGCGCCGAACCGGTGGTGACCTTCGACCCGTTCGAGGCGCGCGTTCCCGGCCGTTTGTATGCGTACCCGACGAACGTGGAAGGGCGCGTGTGGATCAGCAGCAACTACAACAAACCGTTCGCGTTCGACATGGACGGCTACTACCGGCACTTCAACGACCCGGGCGACGGCACCGGGGCTCGTGATCGAAAGATCATGAAGGCCAGCTTCGAACCCCGCATCCGGCCGAACGATCGCACGTTCGTCATCCTGAGCGCCTCGCATTCATTCCGCGATGAAGACCTGGGCTGGGTGGCTTTCGACGCTGATAGCATCATCCTGGGGAGGCGTGATCTCTGGACCACCGAGCTGGGCATTGAGGGACAGTACATCTTCAACAATCGGATGGCGCTCACCTTGCGAGCACGGCATTACTGGAGCCGAGCGCAGTACGTTGACTTCCACCGGCTGCTGGACGATGGCTATCTGGCGCCGACCGCGTACGACGGCATGGACGAGGGTGGCCAGCCCATGCACGATGTGGACTTCGACGCGTTCACCGTGGACCTCATTTTCCGATGGAACTTCGCGCCCGGCAGTGAGATGACCCTGGGATGGAAGGACAACATCTTCACGAGCGACAACGTGATCACCGTGAACTACTTCGACGATCTCCGGAACACCTGGGAAGCCCCGGGAGTGAACAGCTTCTCGTTGAAGGTGCTTTACTTCATCGACGCGGGGAAAC